A window of the Glaciimonas sp. CA11.2 genome harbors these coding sequences:
- a CDS encoding ShlB/FhaC/HecB family hemolysin secretion/activation protein has product MTLPHRSRSRSDRVHIPHALSLALFLALVYPFGVALAAAPFGGGQILQEVQPPSAPLPTLRPELTIEQPAISQVPPSAAFLVSRIDIIGNTLLPTADLHVLVVSGEGKSLTLGDLNALAARITQYYHEHGYLLAQAYIPAQTLNSGTVQIAVLEARYGAINLQNTSGVSDSPLKATLSPLKSGAPVAQDSLDRSLLLLADIPGVIVNSTLRPGAVLGTSDLLVDITPGAPYSSSLGLDNTGSRYTGRARLSAGLNVNSPFHQGDSLTLNGLTSGKGLNYGRLGYQFLLDGQGTRLGAAVSALNYRLSNGLSNLGAHGTAEVQTLQLSHPFIRSVNGNLYGQLEFDHKQLRDHVDINNTQTDRHTNALMAILAGDHRDSSGITNFNLSTAFGNLTFDNAAAQVGDVAGARTQGGYLKVNFSIARLQQLSSSNALYVAVTGQMANNNLDSSEQFILGGPNSVRAYDVSAMAGAQGVLVTLELRHNLALPTQGLWQAVAFVDSGRVQVEKTVFVSGPNAATISGAGVGLSWFGLQGWSVTTGLAAPIGATPKLVGTTASARLWVQVQKGF; this is encoded by the coding sequence ATGACCTTGCCACATCGCTCACGCTCGCGCTCAGACCGCGTTCACATTCCTCATGCACTTAGTTTGGCGCTGTTCCTGGCGCTGGTTTATCCATTTGGTGTCGCACTCGCGGCGGCGCCGTTTGGGGGAGGACAGATCCTGCAAGAGGTTCAACCACCTTCAGCACCGCTACCAACCTTACGTCCAGAATTGACTATTGAACAGCCCGCAATTAGTCAGGTTCCGCCATCTGCGGCATTTCTGGTTAGTCGTATCGACATCATCGGCAATACTTTGCTACCAACGGCAGACTTACATGTTCTGGTCGTGTCGGGTGAAGGTAAGTCGCTCACTCTAGGGGATCTGAACGCGTTAGCGGCCCGTATTACCCAGTACTACCACGAACACGGTTACCTGTTGGCACAAGCCTATATTCCGGCTCAGACACTTAACAGCGGAACTGTACAGATTGCCGTGCTTGAAGCCAGATATGGCGCTATCAATCTTCAAAATACCAGTGGCGTTTCAGACAGTCCACTGAAGGCCACGCTTAGCCCGCTGAAAAGTGGCGCGCCGGTTGCCCAGGATTCTCTGGATCGTAGTCTGTTATTGCTTGCCGATATTCCTGGGGTAATTGTTAACTCTACCTTGCGTCCAGGAGCAGTATTGGGAACCTCAGATTTGCTGGTAGACATTACGCCCGGAGCGCCTTATAGCAGCAGCTTAGGCCTTGATAATACTGGTAGCCGCTACACCGGTCGCGCTCGATTAAGCGCTGGTCTCAACGTAAATAGTCCATTTCACCAGGGCGATTCGCTGACCCTGAACGGTCTTACCTCTGGCAAGGGATTGAACTATGGGCGTCTGGGATACCAATTTTTGCTGGATGGACAGGGCACGCGATTAGGCGCGGCAGTCTCGGCTTTAAATTACCGTCTTTCAAATGGACTCTCTAATCTGGGTGCGCACGGTACTGCAGAGGTTCAAACGTTACAGCTTTCTCATCCTTTTATTCGAAGCGTAAACGGCAACCTATACGGCCAGTTAGAGTTCGACCACAAGCAGTTGCGCGATCACGTCGATATAAATAACACGCAGACCGATCGGCACACCAATGCGTTGATGGCAATCCTTGCCGGGGATCACAGAGACAGCAGTGGGATAACCAACTTCAACCTGAGCACCGCGTTTGGCAACCTCACCTTTGACAACGCCGCAGCACAGGTTGGCGATGTCGCTGGAGCGCGTACCCAGGGCGGCTATCTAAAAGTCAATTTTTCTATTGCGCGATTGCAACAGTTATCCTCATCCAATGCCTTATACGTCGCTGTTACGGGCCAGATGGCTAACAATAATCTGGATTCATCCGAGCAATTTATTCTTGGCGGACCAAATAGCGTAAGGGCTTATGACGTCAGCGCAATGGCAGGCGCACAAGGGGTTCTAGTGACGCTTGAGTTACGTCATAACCTGGCTTTGCCGACTCAGGGATTATGGCAAGCAGTTGCCTTTGTCGATAGCGGTCGAGTACAAGTGGAGAAGACAGTGTTTGTCAGTGGCCCCAATGCCGCAACCATCTCCGGCGCTGGTGTTGGTTTAAGTTGGTTTGGTTTGCAAGGATGGAGTGTTACCACCGGACTAGCAGCGCCGATTGGCGCGACGCCAAAGTTGGTAGGCACCACGGCCTCAGCCAGATTATGGGTTCAGGTACAAAAGGGATTCTGA
- a CDS encoding PEP-CTERM sorting domain-containing protein yields the protein MKPMLKKILLLTATAPLMLTAFMAFASPMPAIAANVTAPNNGLTFATFADSTNNDYFTFKNIISNNTATFGAVNDPVNFFFSNAGLGGLNASLTGNQAAHLTMTSSTSTAEQNIVAIGYDAQPLDSTMTIKITRDVPIIGLSNLLTAVITTKTLPTTLLGINNGFSASFNASGNTQNITYTSDFLNFASINPAYSSMSLSFSALSTALTSPSDYLADFGANGVGTFSTTPAALVTSHVFPVSAVPEPSSYAMMFLGLGFITFKARRKSSKKTDV from the coding sequence ATGAAACCGATGCTGAAAAAAATCTTACTCTTGACAGCAACTGCGCCGTTGATGCTGACTGCATTCATGGCTTTCGCTAGCCCAATGCCTGCAATCGCCGCAAATGTTACTGCCCCTAACAATGGTTTAACGTTCGCTACCTTTGCTGACTCAACGAATAACGATTATTTTACGTTCAAAAATATCATCTCTAACAATACGGCTACGTTCGGTGCAGTCAACGATCCTGTAAACTTCTTTTTTAGTAACGCTGGCCTTGGCGGACTTAATGCGAGTTTGACAGGCAATCAAGCTGCTCATCTTACGATGACATCATCGACTTCGACTGCAGAGCAAAATATAGTAGCGATAGGTTACGATGCACAACCGCTAGATAGTACGATGACGATTAAGATCACGCGCGATGTTCCTATTATCGGGCTAAGTAATTTGTTAACCGCGGTCATCACTACAAAAACGCTTCCTACGACGCTTTTGGGTATTAACAATGGCTTTAGTGCGTCGTTCAACGCCTCCGGTAATACTCAGAATATTACATACACATCTGACTTCTTAAATTTTGCAAGCATCAATCCAGCTTACTCAAGTATGAGCCTGTCGTTTAGTGCATTGAGCACCGCATTGACTTCACCGTCAGACTATTTGGCAGACTTTGGCGCAAATGGTGTGGGCACTTTTAGTACTACTCCAGCAGCGCTCGTCACCTCTCACGTTTTTCCTGTATCGGCAGTTCCAGAACCATCAAGCTACGCAATGATGTTTTTAGGTCTTGGTTTTATCACTTTTAAAGCACGTCGTAAATCATCTAAAAAAACAGATGTATAA
- the epsL gene encoding XrtB/PEP-CTERM-associated polysaccharide biosynthesis outer membrane protein EpsL produces the protein MHPLQNNRSYTARSLCALSIISSALFSVSAFAAMGDGSIPNIVTPYANYTLFYEDNLLRFYDSAAAKATQGSNQMSDTVRRAAGGFRFDKQISLQHFTADISLNRSSFDHFRQFDNTGEDLLANWNWHLGNNLEGNASTNYSASLTPFDSFRTSQNNVQLQGNVRRQWTNSLDAAWRLGADWRVRGAVSRYQLSYDLTALRGSDQTQNTTELGLDYLAPSSSTIGVQLRHLRGGCPDSDCHGSVLGANYIQNEFKGKVDWQVTGKSRIQFLGGWVQRTYDTFSTENFNGANARFVGNLAATGKIGLTLNVWREISAVADLTANYALVRGVNLTAGWDVASKVRIDSSYNLEQRDYNGVAVIRGVTPSTRSDSDRRASVAVTYLPYSHLQVSAAIFHETLSSTITQLGFKANGAHVSAHYEF, from the coding sequence ATGCATCCGCTTCAAAATAACCGCAGCTACACCGCGCGCTCCCTGTGCGCGTTATCAATCATTTCAAGTGCACTCTTCTCCGTGTCAGCATTTGCTGCTATGGGCGATGGTAGTATTCCCAATATTGTGACTCCTTATGCAAATTACACTTTGTTTTATGAGGATAATCTGTTGCGTTTCTACGATAGCGCGGCTGCTAAGGCCACGCAAGGCTCTAATCAAATGTCGGATACAGTGAGACGTGCCGCCGGTGGATTTCGGTTTGACAAGCAAATAAGTCTGCAACACTTTACCGCCGACATTAGCCTTAATCGTTCCAGCTTTGACCATTTCAGACAGTTTGATAACACTGGCGAGGATTTGCTCGCCAACTGGAACTGGCATTTGGGCAACAACCTTGAGGGAAATGCCTCCACAAACTATTCAGCGTCGCTGACCCCGTTTGACAGTTTCCGTACTAGTCAAAACAACGTACAGCTTCAGGGAAACGTGCGGCGGCAGTGGACTAATTCTCTGGATGCCGCATGGCGGCTCGGTGCAGACTGGCGAGTGCGCGGGGCGGTTAGTCGTTACCAGTTATCGTACGATCTTACTGCATTGCGCGGTAGCGATCAAACGCAGAATACCACCGAACTTGGCCTTGATTATCTGGCTCCTAGCAGCAGCACCATCGGCGTTCAATTACGCCATCTTCGTGGCGGTTGCCCCGATAGCGATTGCCATGGGTCGGTTCTGGGTGCCAACTATATTCAAAATGAATTTAAAGGCAAAGTAGATTGGCAGGTGACCGGAAAATCACGGATACAGTTTCTCGGTGGTTGGGTGCAGCGAACCTACGATACTTTCTCAACAGAAAACTTTAATGGTGCGAACGCCCGGTTTGTCGGAAATCTGGCAGCAACTGGCAAGATCGGCCTTACCTTAAATGTCTGGCGCGAGATTAGTGCAGTGGCCGATCTCACTGCCAATTACGCTTTGGTCCGTGGTGTAAATCTAACTGCTGGTTGGGACGTTGCATCCAAAGTTCGTATTGATAGCTCTTACAACCTGGAGCAGCGCGATTATAACGGCGTGGCTGTTATACGCGGAGTCACGCCGTCCACGCGTAGCGATAGCGATCGCAGAGCATCGGTAGCGGTAACTTACCTTCCCTATTCACACCTGCAAGTAAGTGCAGCAATATTTCATGAAACCTTGAGTTCTACGATCACGCAATTGGGATTTAAGGCCAATGGCGCGCATGTGAGTGCGCACTATGAGTTTTAA
- a CDS encoding EpsD family peptidyl-prolyl cis-trans isomerase translates to MTPTRRIAGAALLLFLAATLSACGDKEKAPGQSLARVNGQDITVLQLNDELQRTGDQQKFTNKQILDGLIDRQLLVKAAQDDKLDRDPLIMQAIERSKVQILAQAYLQKKIINISKPSTSDIDNFYQKNPDLFLQRKQFELKELIVDTRNLSPELVAVMNSAKSLDEVATWLDGKKIEFLPTHVTRTSVDLSPDILKAMKTMSKGQLFTIKEGPRTLLIAMQDMKEASINAQAASPQIERFLIIQKNKEAEATEVARLHTTAKIEYLNDGLVNKEAAASDPVAKPVEDKTEAANHIDRGVAGLK, encoded by the coding sequence ATGACGCCAACCAGACGTATCGCCGGTGCTGCATTACTTTTGTTTTTGGCTGCTACGTTGTCAGCATGCGGTGACAAAGAAAAGGCGCCCGGTCAATCCCTGGCGCGCGTCAATGGACAAGATATTACGGTGCTTCAATTGAACGATGAATTGCAGCGGACCGGCGATCAGCAGAAGTTCACCAACAAACAAATATTAGATGGACTGATTGATCGACAACTACTAGTTAAAGCAGCGCAGGATGACAAGCTTGATCGCGATCCTTTGATAATGCAGGCAATTGAGCGCTCTAAAGTACAGATTTTAGCCCAGGCATATTTGCAGAAAAAAATTATAAATATCAGTAAACCTTCTACATCGGATATAGATAATTTTTATCAAAAAAATCCAGATTTATTTTTACAACGCAAACAATTTGAGTTGAAGGAATTGATCGTTGATACCAGAAACCTTAGTCCGGAACTGGTTGCGGTGATGAACTCCGCAAAATCGCTAGATGAGGTGGCAACCTGGTTGGATGGTAAAAAGATTGAATTCCTCCCAACACATGTCACACGTACTAGTGTGGATCTATCGCCCGATATTTTAAAGGCCATGAAAACCATGTCCAAGGGACAGCTCTTTACCATTAAAGAGGGCCCTCGCACTCTTTTGATTGCCATGCAGGATATGAAGGAAGCTTCGATCAATGCGCAGGCCGCATCACCGCAAATTGAGCGATTCCTGATAATCCAAAAAAATAAAGAAGCAGAAGCCACAGAAGTTGCACGCTTACACACAACAGCCAAGATCGAATACCTCAATGATGGGTTGGTCAATAAGGAAGCTGCAGCGTCAGATCCCGTCGCCAAGCCGGTAGAAGACAAAACAGAGGCCGCAAATCATATTGATCGCGGTGTCGCCGGACTAAAGTAA
- the epsE gene encoding polysaccharide export protein EpsE — MKKYWLVILALVIGALSGTFSNPLMSAAFAADVQLGAGDVIRISVYDHPDLLLETRVSEAGSISFPLIGEVQVGGVSSLVVEKKIASLLEAGSFIHNAQVNVIVTLMQSQQVSVLGQVNRPGRYPIDGQRSLTDILALAGGGNADAGDTVTLIRTRNGKTEKEVIDLIEMVRTGDMKQNQGLIGGDVIYVERAPRFYIYGEVQRPGTYRLERNMTVLQALSVGGGLSQRGTARNVRLKRRDEKGVLQEIVAKHDDLVGSDDVLYVRESLF, encoded by the coding sequence ATGAAAAAATATTGGTTGGTAATATTAGCGCTAGTAATTGGTGCATTAAGCGGCACCTTCAGTAACCCATTAATGAGTGCGGCCTTTGCCGCAGACGTGCAACTCGGCGCTGGTGATGTGATCAGAATATCTGTCTACGATCATCCAGATCTGTTGCTTGAAACCCGCGTCAGCGAAGCAGGCAGCATCTCCTTTCCATTGATTGGTGAGGTCCAGGTCGGTGGCGTCTCGTCATTGGTCGTTGAGAAGAAAATTGCCAGCTTGTTAGAGGCTGGCAGCTTCATTCACAACGCGCAGGTAAATGTGATCGTCACGCTGATGCAAAGCCAGCAGGTATCCGTGCTAGGGCAGGTCAATCGTCCAGGGCGCTATCCGATTGACGGTCAACGCAGCTTGACCGATATCCTAGCGCTGGCGGGCGGTGGCAATGCGGATGCGGGTGACACCGTTACGTTGATCCGTACCCGTAATGGCAAGACCGAAAAAGAGGTCATCGACCTGATTGAAATGGTCCGTACCGGCGATATGAAACAGAATCAGGGGTTGATAGGTGGAGACGTTATTTATGTAGAGCGTGCACCGCGCTTTTATATTTATGGTGAAGTTCAGCGCCCGGGGACCTATCGCCTCGAACGTAATATGACCGTGTTACAGGCTTTGTCAGTCGGCGGTGGTTTGAGCCAAAGAGGAACAGCGCGCAACGTACGTTTAAAGCGTCGCGACGAAAAAGGTGTCCTGCAAGAAATTGTTGCCAAGCATGATGACCTGGTTGGCTCGGATGATGTGTTGTACGTGCGGGAAAGTCTGTTTTGA
- the epsF gene encoding chain length determinant protein EpsF: MNFNQFLLILRVRYKVVLITLLLSFVVTLAVNLLLPKTYKATTSLVLNYKGVDPVTGIALPALLMPGYMATQVDIISSRSVALRVVDDLKLADGAVVRGQFIANADGKGTIRDWLADLLLKKMEVVPSRESSVIDISFKGADPQFSAEVANAFASAYLQISIRLKIEPSQKASGYFTNQISLLREALEKTQNKLSVYQQAHGIVNADNRLDVESARLNDLSSQLVLAQGQSMEASSRQRQAQSGLGVSPDVLGNPLVQNLKASLSIAEAKFADTSQRVEKNHPQYQSAKSEVDKLRSNLDEQIKLASGGVAGNAQILRQREAEIRSALALQTTKVMALNSARDELKVLTTEMENAQRTYEGASARYSQTNMEGQSNQSDIAVLNIAVAPIVPSNPKVLINMLVSIFLGTMLGLSFGLMAEMMDRRVRSTEDLINVLGVPVLGVLQWNPPVRLRGSFLNRFLRSNPKAN, translated from the coding sequence ATGAATTTTAACCAGTTCCTGCTTATCCTGCGCGTGAGGTACAAGGTAGTCTTGATCACGCTTCTATTGTCTTTTGTCGTTACTTTGGCGGTCAACCTTTTACTTCCTAAAACTTATAAGGCAACTACCTCGCTAGTATTAAATTATAAGGGTGTAGATCCCGTTACTGGTATAGCATTGCCAGCACTGCTAATGCCGGGATACATGGCAACACAGGTCGATATCATTTCGAGCAGGAGCGTCGCCCTGAGAGTCGTTGATGATCTCAAGTTAGCCGACGGCGCGGTGGTTAGGGGGCAATTCATTGCCAATGCAGACGGTAAGGGAACTATTCGAGACTGGCTTGCAGATTTGTTGTTGAAAAAAATGGAAGTCGTACCGTCGCGAGAAAGTAGTGTGATCGATATTAGTTTCAAAGGCGCTGATCCACAATTTTCTGCTGAAGTTGCAAATGCATTTGCTTCCGCTTATCTGCAAATAAGTATCCGACTTAAAATAGAGCCTTCCCAAAAAGCATCTGGTTACTTCACTAATCAGATTAGCTTATTGCGAGAAGCACTTGAGAAAACTCAAAACAAATTATCTGTATATCAGCAAGCGCACGGTATCGTGAACGCTGATAATCGCCTTGATGTTGAGTCTGCGCGGCTAAATGATCTTTCCTCGCAATTGGTGCTGGCACAAGGTCAGTCTATGGAGGCTAGCTCTCGGCAGCGCCAGGCACAAAGTGGTTTGGGAGTATCACCAGATGTATTGGGCAACCCTCTTGTCCAAAACTTGAAAGCTAGCTTGTCGATAGCAGAAGCTAAGTTTGCCGATACATCCCAGCGTGTCGAAAAAAATCATCCACAGTACCAATCTGCCAAGTCTGAAGTTGATAAGTTGCGGTCTAATCTGGATGAACAAATAAAGTTAGCTAGTGGTGGTGTGGCTGGGAATGCCCAAATTCTGCGACAGCGCGAAGCCGAAATTCGCTCCGCACTAGCTTTGCAAACCACAAAGGTAATGGCTCTCAATAGCGCACGTGACGAACTTAAGGTGCTGACTACCGAGATGGAAAATGCGCAACGAACCTACGAAGGTGCATCGGCTCGCTACAGTCAGACAAATATGGAAGGGCAGTCTAATCAATCCGACATCGCAGTATTGAATATTGCGGTCGCACCCATCGTTCCATCGAATCCCAAAGTGTTAATAAACATGCTCGTATCGATTTTTCTAGGAACGATGCTCGGATTGAGTTTTGGCTTAATGGCAGAAATGATGGATCGTCGCGTTAGATCTACTGAGGATCTCATCAATGTGCTGGGGGTACCAGTTCTCGGTGTGCTGCAATGGAATCCGCCAGTACGATTGCGTGGGAGTTTTTTAAACCGTTTTTTACGAAGCAACCCGAAGGCGAATTGA
- the epsG gene encoding chain length determinant protein tyrosine kinase EpsG → MNPPTALVSVQPLTPVRESSIGRLLVDMGKITLEDAEEIIRQQKEKGMRFGEAAQSLGLITEADIQQVLARQFDYSYLEPGLGNFAPELVTVYEPFSEQAETLRTIRSQLMLRWFANGNKSLAVVSANPGEGASLFAANLAVVFSQLGEQTLLVDANLRNPRQQQIFNLTGKQGLSDILGGRADLDAIAEVEYFDNLSVLQAGTIPPNPQELISRRSFGPLTLSISKLFDVVIYDVSAFSAGADALAIAARAGGVLLVARKNETRIADINAMADHFGRVGTEVIGSVMVDF, encoded by the coding sequence ATGAACCCACCTACTGCTCTTGTATCTGTGCAACCCCTCACTCCAGTGCGTGAGTCTAGTATTGGCCGCCTCTTGGTCGACATGGGCAAAATAACACTGGAAGACGCAGAAGAGATAATTCGCCAGCAAAAAGAAAAGGGCATGCGTTTTGGCGAAGCCGCGCAAAGTCTCGGCTTAATTACCGAAGCTGATATTCAACAGGTTCTTGCCCGTCAGTTTGACTATTCCTATCTGGAACCGGGTCTAGGCAATTTTGCGCCAGAGCTGGTTACAGTCTATGAGCCTTTTAGCGAGCAAGCCGAAACATTACGGACGATACGCAGCCAGCTAATGCTCCGATGGTTCGCCAACGGAAATAAATCACTTGCCGTTGTGAGTGCGAATCCTGGAGAGGGAGCTAGTTTGTTCGCCGCCAATTTGGCGGTCGTGTTTTCACAACTTGGCGAGCAGACATTACTTGTCGATGCCAATCTTCGCAACCCACGCCAACAACAAATTTTTAACCTTACCGGCAAGCAAGGTTTGTCCGACATACTTGGTGGACGAGCAGATTTGGATGCCATTGCCGAAGTTGAATACTTCGATAATCTGTCCGTATTACAAGCCGGAACAATACCACCCAATCCGCAGGAACTGATTAGCCGCCGGTCTTTTGGTCCTCTTACATTGAGTATTTCTAAGCTTTTTGATGTCGTCATCTACGACGTTTCAGCGTTCTCGGCTGGGGCCGATGCGCTGGCGATTGCGGCGCGCGCCGGCGGTGTGTTGTTGGTCGCCCGCAAAAATGAAACCCGTATCGCCGATATCAATGCAATGGCTGATCATTTTGGACGAGTTGGTACTGAAGTGATCGGTTCGGTAATGGTCGATTTTTAA
- the xrtB gene encoding exosortase B has translation MNNGLTISGRNTLTASKKIFAVWWPLIVGLLILYVPTFFDLATGIWISEDNAHGPIILSLAVWLMIINWPNMLNRSEGEKGNVIGWPISIFGLLLYIVGRSQGILLFETASFIVLLIGILLVIKGGEAFKAQWFPFFFMLFMVPLPGSIVIAVTLPMKMAVSFVTEHVLYLAGYPIARSGVILQIGQYQLMVADACAGLHTLLTLEALGLFYLNVVRHTATIRNVVLAILIVPISFTANVIRVMALTLITYYLGDAAGQGFLHGFAGMVLFLSALMLIITTDSLLRFIVKTRVKKYGNPESTR, from the coding sequence ATGAACAATGGACTGACTATTTCCGGTAGAAACACACTGACTGCATCGAAAAAAATCTTTGCCGTATGGTGGCCTTTAATAGTTGGTCTGTTGATCCTGTACGTGCCAACTTTCTTCGATCTCGCAACTGGCATATGGATCAGCGAAGACAACGCGCATGGGCCGATCATTTTAAGTCTTGCGGTCTGGCTGATGATAATAAATTGGCCAAACATGTTGAATCGTAGTGAGGGGGAAAAGGGTAATGTAATTGGTTGGCCCATAAGTATTTTCGGCTTGCTGCTGTACATCGTTGGGCGCTCTCAAGGCATTTTACTTTTTGAAACCGCCTCCTTTATTGTGCTTCTTATCGGAATTCTATTAGTGATAAAGGGTGGGGAAGCGTTTAAAGCGCAATGGTTTCCGTTCTTTTTTATGCTTTTTATGGTGCCTTTGCCGGGTTCGATAGTGATTGCAGTCACCTTACCTATGAAAATGGCGGTCTCTTTTGTTACGGAGCACGTGTTGTATCTCGCTGGCTATCCTATTGCGCGTAGCGGGGTCATTTTGCAGATAGGACAATACCAACTGATGGTCGCTGACGCTTGTGCCGGTCTGCATACACTTTTGACGCTGGAAGCGCTGGGTTTGTTTTATCTGAATGTTGTGCGGCATACGGCCACTATTCGTAATGTTGTTCTTGCCATTTTGATAGTCCCGATCTCCTTTACTGCCAACGTTATCCGTGTAATGGCACTTACATTAATTACCTATTATTTGGGTGATGCGGCCGGACAAGGTTTTTTGCATGGGTTTGCCGGGATGGTGCTGTTCCTAAGCGCCCTGATGCTTATTATTACTACCGATTCGTTGCTGAGGTTCATCGTAAAAACGCGTGTCAAAAAGTACGGTAATCCAGAAAGTACGAGATGA
- the epsI gene encoding exosortase-associated protein EpsI, B-type translates to MKNKWITCAILGGLMVFSSALTKVMTPTAKIADQQPKFSLERMIPNTFSGWELDNSIVPVAVDSSVEAQLNAIYNQTLSRTYINRKGERIMLSIAYGGDQSGEGTQAHRPEFCYTAQGFQLVSNVVSELPTPIGKIPVRRLKAVLGSRIEPITYWLTVGNKATLPGFGRMLTQLSYGLTGVVPDGMLVRVSSLDADNAHAYALQDQFINSLLSQIDNNARIRLTGRLSS, encoded by the coding sequence ATGAAAAATAAATGGATTACTTGCGCGATATTGGGTGGATTAATGGTCTTCTCCAGTGCTTTAACAAAGGTCATGACACCGACTGCAAAGATTGCAGATCAGCAGCCGAAATTTAGCTTAGAGCGGATGATCCCGAATACTTTTTCAGGTTGGGAATTAGATAATTCGATAGTACCTGTGGCAGTCGATTCCAGTGTGGAGGCACAGTTAAACGCAATTTACAACCAAACGTTATCTCGAACATATATCAACCGAAAGGGCGAGCGCATTATGCTCTCGATTGCTTACGGCGGCGACCAGAGTGGTGAGGGTACGCAGGCTCATCGTCCCGAGTTTTGTTATACCGCGCAAGGATTTCAGCTCGTTAGCAATGTGGTCTCTGAATTGCCGACCCCGATAGGAAAAATTCCTGTCCGTCGTTTGAAGGCTGTGCTTGGTTCGCGTATCGAGCCAATAACATATTGGCTGACGGTTGGAAATAAAGCGACGTTGCCAGGGTTCGGGCGGATGTTGACCCAGTTATCTTACGGCCTGACTGGCGTTGTTCCGGACGGCATGCTGGTCCGGGTATCGTCGTTAGATGCGGACAACGCGCACGCTTATGCTTTGCAGGATCAGTTCATCAATTCGCTTTTGTCGCAGATTGATAACAACGCAAGAATTCGTCTCACCGGTAGGTTGAGCAGTTAA
- the gmd gene encoding GDP-mannose 4,6-dehydratase — protein MSKIALITGVTGQDGAYLAEFLLKKGYIVHGIKRRSSLFNTDRIDNLYQDPHVSNRNFVLHYGDLTDSTNLIRIIQQVQPDEIYNLAAMSHVAVSFDTPEYTANADGIGTLRLLEAIRILGLEKKTRFYQASTSELYGLVQETPQKETTPFYPRSPYAVAKLYAYWITVNYREAYGMYACNGILFNHESPLRGETFVTRKITRALARIQLGLQDCLYLGNMDSLRDWGHAKDYVEMQWLMLQQDQADDFVIATGVQYSVRDFVDAAARELDMQIYWKGQGVDEIGVDKNGKCIVKVDPRYFRPTEVETLLGDPTKAREKLGWTPRTTFQELVSEMVREDLKSAERDELVKKHGFTAFDYHE, from the coding sequence ATGTCGAAAATTGCCTTAATTACTGGTGTAACTGGCCAAGATGGTGCCTACCTGGCCGAATTCCTGCTGAAAAAAGGCTATATTGTTCACGGTATAAAACGGCGTTCGTCCCTCTTCAATACCGATCGTATTGATAATTTATACCAAGATCCGCATGTTTCCAATCGTAATTTTGTATTGCATTACGGTGATCTGACTGATTCGACCAACCTCATTCGCATCATTCAACAGGTTCAGCCAGATGAGATCTATAATCTCGCCGCAATGAGCCACGTCGCGGTTAGTTTTGACACGCCTGAATACACTGCCAATGCAGATGGTATCGGCACTTTACGTTTACTGGAAGCGATCCGTATTTTGGGTCTCGAAAAGAAGACGCGCTTTTATCAGGCATCAACCTCTGAATTGTACGGTTTAGTACAAGAAACGCCGCAGAAGGAAACAACGCCTTTTTATCCGCGCAGTCCTTATGCGGTTGCTAAACTATATGCTTACTGGATTACTGTCAATTATCGCGAAGCCTATGGCATGTATGCCTGCAATGGCATCTTGTTCAACCACGAAAGTCCGTTGCGCGGAGAAACCTTCGTTACCCGCAAGATCACGCGTGCGCTGGCCCGAATCCAGCTGGGACTGCAGGACTGTCTATATTTGGGCAATATGGATTCGTTACGTGACTGGGGCCATGCGAAAGATTACGTCGAAATGCAATGGCTCATGCTGCAGCAAGATCAAGCGGATGACTTTGTCATTGCTACCGGCGTGCAATACAGCGTCCGCGATTTCGTTGATGCGGCTGCGCGGGAACTTGACATGCAGATCTATTGGAAGGGCCAGGGCGTCGATGAGATTGGCGTCGACAAAAACGGCAAGTGTATCGTCAAAGTTGATCCTCGCTATTTCCGTCCTACCGAAGTGGAAACCTTACTCGGAGATCCGACGAAAGCCAGAGAAAAGCTGGGCTGGACTCCTAGAACTACTTTCCAGGAACTAGTTTCTGAGATGGTACGTGAGGACTTGAAGAGCGCCGAGCGTGACGAATTGGTCAAGAAGCACGGCTTCACAGCGTTTGATTATCATGAATAA